In Drosophila miranda strain MSH22 chromosome Y unlocalized genomic scaffold, D.miranda_PacBio2.1 Contig_Y3_pilon, whole genome shotgun sequence, a single window of DNA contains:
- the LOC117194858 gene encoding probable cytochrome P450 12a4, mitochondrial, with product MFMPGGKYKNKDLADLIMAMREDYGSIHVVPGIMGGPPMLSTRNPKDFEVVFRHEGTWPNRPGADALLYHRQMHRKDFFQGVEGVAPTQGKASIRNLCSWTLESASVVALDRQLGLLKESNKRIEATKLFHLLEDFFKVSADLELKPSAWRMFKTPKLMKMMNILDTILYIISAYIDEAVERLEKEAKEGVVRPVDEQSVLEKMLKVDKKVATIMAMDMLMAGVDTTSSTFTGVMLCPAKNPEKQAILREEVMKILQGLGFHGGIHEELLNRDSVLSGYQVPAGTSVSMVPLSLLSSEEHFPKAAEFLPERWIRNATDSTGQCPANDLKLKNPFVFLPFGFGPRMCVGKRIVDMELELGIARLLRNFNIEFNHSTEKAFRSELISFPNIPLKFKFTDLAN from the exons ATGTTCATGCCAGGGGGTAAATATAAGAACAAGGACCTTGCGGACTTGATAATGGCCATGCGCGAAGACTATGGCAGCATTCATGTTGTGCCAGGCATCATGGGAGGACCTCCCATGTTGAGTACACGCAATCCCAAGGACTTCGAGGTAGTATTCCGGCACGAGGGCACGTGGCCCAATCGGCCTGGCGCCGACGCTCTTTTGTACCATCGGCAGATGCACAGAAAGGATTTCTTTCAGGGCGTCGAGGGCGTCGCACCCACCCAAGGAAAGGC GTCAATCAGGAATTTGTGCAGCTGGACCCTGGAGTCAGCTTCCGTCGTGGCATTGGACAGGCAGTTGGGACTGCTGAAGGAGTCGAACAAAAGGATCGAAGCCACAAAGCTTTTCCACCTCTTGGAAGATTTCTTTAAAGTATCTGCTGATCTGGAGCTGAAGCCCTCCGCCTGGCGCATGTTCAAAACGCCCAAACTGATGAAAATGATGAACATTCTCGACACCATTCTGTACATTATATCGGCATATATTGATGAGGCGGTAGAGCGATTGGAGAAGGAAGCCAAAGAGGGTGTTGTCCGTCCTGTGGACGAGCAGAGTGTACTGGAAAAGATGCTCAAGGTCGACAAGAAGGTGGCCACAATCATGGCCATGGACATGCTAATGGCCGGAGTTGATACC ACCTCTAGCACATTTACAGGGGTCATGCTCTGCCCTGCCAAGAATCCAGAAAAGCAGGCCATACTCCGAGAGGAGGTGATGAAGATACTACAAGGACTCGGATTTCACGGAGGAATCCATGAAGAAC TTCTCAATCGGGACAGCGTTTTGAGCGGATACCAAGTGCCAGCTGGTACCAGTGTGTCGATGGTTCCCCTGAGCTTGCTATCAAGCGAGGAGCACTTCCCCAAGGCTGCTGAGTTCCTGCCAGAACGTTGGATTCGTAACGCCACAGACTCCACCGGGCAATGCCCAGCGaatgacttgaagctgaagaaTCCGTTTGTGTTCTTGCCCTTCGGATTTGGACCCCGGATGTGCGTTGGAAAGCGCATCGTGGACATGGAGTTGGAGCTGGGCATCGCCCGGCTCCTTCGGAACTTCAACATCGAGTTCAATCACTCCACGGAAAAAGCTTTCCGCAGTGAACTGATCAGCTTTCCCAACATACCGCTCAAGTTCAAGTTCACGGATTTGGCCAACTGA